A genomic region of Stigmatopora nigra isolate UIUO_SnigA chromosome 16, RoL_Snig_1.1, whole genome shotgun sequence contains the following coding sequences:
- the timm21 gene encoding mitochondrial import inner membrane translocase subunit Tim21: MAYVHTLKFLHRNLTPTLTQKSRFKAGNVLFHTHRTDLTVPKMTFHFRLELPACKCRTLNDFLQPHRSISLDFSLRSKSQERSDGQKSVSKYNQSGSPTPSATHRVKEAGRDFSYLIIVLIGLGVTGGLLYVVFQELFSSSSPNKVYGKAFNKVKLDPEVIGAFGEPIKCYGETTRRGRRQQVSHREYLKDGLKHMRLKFYIEGAEPGVKGTVHSESKENPESGKYEFLYIFVDMDTYPRRTIIVEDNR, from the exons ATGGCGTATGTCCATACTCTGAAATTCCTGCATCGCAATTTAACGCCAACATTGACGCAGAAAAGCAGATTTAAAGCGGGCAATGTTTTATTCCACACACACCGAACAGACTTAACCGTGCCGAAAATGACCTTCCACTTCAGGCTTGAACTACCCGCGTGTAAATGTCGTACTCTGAATGATTTCCTTCAACCACACAGATCGATTTCCCTTGACTTTAGTTTAAGAAGTAAAAGTCAGGAGCGAAGCGATGGACAAAAATCAGTATCCAAATACAACCAGAGTGGGTCCCCAACGCCATCAGCGACACATAGAG tgaAAGAAGCTGGCCGAGATTTCTCCTATTTGATCATTGTACTCATTGGGCTTGGAGTGACAG GTGGTCTTCTATACGTGGTTTTCCAAGAACTATTTTCTTCCTCCAGTCCAAATAAAGTATATGGGAAAGCATTTAACAAAGTCAAATTAGACCCAGAG GTAATAGGCGCTTTTGGTGAACCAATAAAGTGTTACGGTGAGACGACTCGTCGAGGAAGAAGACAGCAAGTCAG TCATAGGGAGTATCTGAAGGATGGACTGAAGCACATGAGACTGAAATTTTACATAGAAGGGGCTGAACCGGGTGTTAAAGGCACAGTGCACTCGGAATCAAAAGAG AATCCCGAATCTGGAAAATACGAGTTCCTCTACATCTTTGTGGACATGGACACTTACCCAAGGCGTACTATCATTGTGGAAGATAACCGATAA
- the LOC144209469 gene encoding uncharacterized protein LOC144209469 isoform X2, whose protein sequence is MELYWYIVVIVFIIIKIFFYVCWYRSRQRQLAAYLSNPRNAQIVIVGGRAYLHQMCERQSQTSLWPNWYGVPEDLAHEEPTTAVPPTVSISHLDMPPPYDAVSRVFPTNHCNKELWAPKLASPIYSSHMIKDSSQWKRSDYRLVSFCYL, encoded by the exons ATGGAGCTGTACTGGTATAT AGTGGTCATCGTGTTCATCATCATCAAGATATTCTTCTACGTTTGCTGGTACCGCTCAAGGCAGAGGCAGCTTGCTGCATACCTGAGTAACCCTCGCAATGCCCAGATAGTCATTGTTGGAGGGAGGGCTTACCTCCATCAGATGTGTGAGAGACAGAGT CAAACCTCACTCTGGCCCAACTGGTATGGTGTGCCTGAGGACCTGGCACATGAAGAGCCCACCACAGCGGTGCCACCTACCGTTTCCATTTCTCACCTAGACATGCCACCGCCATACGATGCAGTCTCTAGAG tcttcccCACCAATCACTGTAATAAGGAACTTTGGGCTCCAAAATTGGCGAGTCCTATTTATTCAAGTCACATGATAAAAGATAGTTCTCAATGGAAAAGATCAGATTACAGGTTAGTTTCTTTTTGCTATCTATAA
- the LOC144209469 gene encoding uncharacterized protein LOC144209469 isoform X1 has protein sequence MELYWYIVVIVFIIIKIFFYVCWYRSRQRQLAAYLSNPRNAQIVIVGGRAYLHQMCERQSQTSLWPNWYGVPEDLAHEEPTTAVPPTVSISHLDMPPPYDAVSREDDLKPPPYSECAHVEETDAPRPSHHMPLISEGGDSSSSSEAPPPYTQSPLAQVRQEEGQTIRTESHRENPPS, from the exons ATGGAGCTGTACTGGTATAT AGTGGTCATCGTGTTCATCATCATCAAGATATTCTTCTACGTTTGCTGGTACCGCTCAAGGCAGAGGCAGCTTGCTGCATACCTGAGTAACCCTCGCAATGCCCAGATAGTCATTGTTGGAGGGAGGGCTTACCTCCATCAGATGTGTGAGAGACAGAGT CAAACCTCACTCTGGCCCAACTGGTATGGTGTGCCTGAGGACCTGGCACATGAAGAGCCCACCACAGCGGTGCCACCTACCGTTTCCATTTCTCACCTAGACATGCCACCGCCATACGATGCAGTCTCTAGAG AGGACGATCTGAAGCCCCCTCCCTACAGCGAGTGTGCCCACGTCGAGGAGACCGATGCGCCTCGGCCCTCTCATCATATGCCTCTCATCTCTGAGGGAGGGGACTCCAGTAGCTCCAGTGAGGCACCACCCCCTTACACGCAGTCTCCCCTGGCCCAAGTTCGCCAAGAAGAAGGGCAAACAATCCGCACAGAGTCACACCGCGAGAACCCACCTAGCTAA